A stretch of the Rosa rugosa chromosome 5, drRosRugo1.1, whole genome shotgun sequence genome encodes the following:
- the LOC133710616 gene encoding auxin-responsive protein IAA33 isoform X2, with protein sequence MNSFQSQRLESQDSLKRRWQEIRRSSATTQPSSDMIRKPNGALNGFPGLLGDDDLVSTLVPPVTVVLEGRSICQRISLQKHTSYQSLAKALRQMFVDGGDVGATAADIDKISYALPREFEYFLPRQTQGGEGEGAHR encoded by the exons ATGAACTCTTTCCAATCACAGAGACTAGAGTCACAAGACTCGTTGAAAAGGAGGTGGCAGGAGATCAGGAGATCAAGTGCAACCACTCAACCTTCTTCTGATATGATCAGAAAACCTAATGGTGCTCTCAACGGCTTCCCAGGCCTTCTTGGTGATGATGATCTTGTTTCCACGTTGGTCCCTCCGGTGACTGTGGTGCTCGAAGGCCGCTCGATCTGCCAGCGCATCAGTCTCCAAAAGCATACGAGCTACCAAAGTCTAGCCAAAGCCCTCCGGCAAATGTTTGTGGATGGCGGCGATGTTGGAGCTACTGCGGCCGATATTGACA AGATTTCGTACGCGTTGCCAAGAGAATTCGAATACTTCCTGCCAAGGCAAACTCAAGGAGGGGAGGGAGAAGGAGCGCATAGGTAG
- the LOC133710616 gene encoding auxin-responsive protein IAA33 isoform X1, producing MNSFQSQRLESQDSLKRRWQEIRRSSATTQPSSDMIRKPNGALNGFPGLLGDDDLVSTLVPPVTVVLEGRSICQRISLQKHTSYQSLAKALRQMFVDGGDVGATAADIDSKDLDLSNAVPGHVIAYEDMENDLLLAGDLNWKDFVRVAKRIRILPAKANSRRGGRRSA from the exons ATGAACTCTTTCCAATCACAGAGACTAGAGTCACAAGACTCGTTGAAAAGGAGGTGGCAGGAGATCAGGAGATCAAGTGCAACCACTCAACCTTCTTCTGATATGATCAGAAAACCTAATGGTGCTCTCAACGGCTTCCCAGGCCTTCTTGGTGATGATGATCTTGTTTCCACGTTGGTCCCTCCGGTGACTGTGGTGCTCGAAGGCCGCTCGATCTGCCAGCGCATCAGTCTCCAAAAGCATACGAGCTACCAAAGTCTAGCCAAAGCCCTCCGGCAAATGTTTGTGGATGGCGGCGATGTTGGAGCTACTGCGGCCGATATTGACAGTAAGGATCTCGATCTTTCTAATGCCGTTCCGGGTCATGTTATTGCTTATGAAGACATGGAAAACGATCTCCTTCTTGCTGGAGACCTGAATTGGAA AGATTTCGTACGCGTTGCCAAGAGAATTCGAATACTTCCTGCCAAGGCAAACTCAAGGAGGGGAGGGAGAAGGAGCGCATAG
- the LOC133713089 gene encoding putative pentatricopeptide repeat-containing protein At3g25970, translated as MRVFHSLVNALRKVSITHCREIKLGALADVYCANNILNLYARCQHLCLAHQVFDEMPQRDTVSWNTIIAGNVNCGEFEAAWEILRSMRRCGFDFDGYTFGSILKGVACALRYDLGQQVHSLVVKVGYASNVYSGSALLDMYAKCGRVEDAYVVFESLPQRNSVSWNALIAGYVQAGDRSTTFWLLHCMEQEGMQLEDGTIAPLLTLLDDAEFYESLVQIHCKIIKHGLGCESTVCNATITSYSDCGSIEEAERVFDGSFGKRDLVTWNSMLAAYLVHGKEQLACKLFLDMQRLGFEPDIYSYTSIITAYSEEVHKNHGRSFHGLVIKRGLEKSGPISNALIAMYLKWSNNSLEEALHIFESLEFKDRVSWNSILTGFSQNGWNEDALRLFGHMRYGEVEVDHYAFSAVLRSCSDLGTLNLGQQVHALTLRSGLESNEFVASSLISMYSKCGIIDDARKSFEETPKDSAITWNSIIFGYAQNGQGYVALDLFSQMKKEKVKLDHITFVAILTACSHMGLVEQGCKFLNSMKSEYTIAPRMEHYACAVDLYGRAGHLDKAKALIEEMPFEPDAMVWKTLLGACRACGNIELASQVADYLLVLEPEEHCTYVLLSDMYGHLKRWDAKASVKKLMRERGVRKVPGWSWIELNNEVHAFKAEDHSHPQCEEIYFVLRILMEEIKRLDIVANLKQFG; from the coding sequence ATGAGGGTATTCCATTCACTTGTGAATGCTTTGCGCAAGGTGTCGATAACCCACTGCAGGGAAATCAAGTTAGGAGCCTTGGCAGACGTTTACTGTGCGAACAATATCCTAAACTTGTACGCGAGATGTCAACACTTGTGCCTTGCCCACCAGGTGTTCGACGAAATGCCCCAGAGAGACACCGTGTCTTGGAACACCATTATTGCTGGAAATGTGAACTGCGGGGAGTTCGAGGCGGCGTGGGAGATACTAAGAAGCATGAGAAGATGTGGGTTTGATTTTGATGGGTATACATTTGGAAGCATACTTAAGGGTGTCGCTTGTGCTCTTCGATACGATCTTGGGCAGCAAGTGCATTCCTTGGTTGTTAAGGTAGGTTATGCCAGTAATGTTTATTCTGGAAGTGCTCTTTTGGACATGTACGCGAAATGTGGGAGAGTCGAGGATGCATATGTGGTCTTTGAATCATTGCCGCAACGCAACTCTGTTTCGTGGAATGCACTCATTGCTGGTTACGTGCAAGCAGGTGATCGCAGCACGACGTTTTGGCTATTACATTGTATGGAGCAGGAGGGTATGCAGCTGGAAGATGGCACAATCGCTCCACTTTTGACATTGCTTGATGATGCTGAGTTTTATGAGTCCTTAGTACAGATTCATTGTAAAATTATTAAACATGGGCTGGGATGTGAAAGTACGGTCTGCAATGCCACAATCACTTCCTATTCAGACTGTGGGTCAATAGAAGAGGCCGAAAGAGTGTTTGATGGTTCTTTTGGTAAAAGAGATTTGGTGACATGGAATTCCATGCTAGCAGCGTACTTGGTTCACGGAAAAGAACAACTTGCTTGCAAACTCTTCTTGGACATGCAAAGGCTTGGGTTTGAACCAGATATCTACAGTTATACTAGCATCATCACTGCTTACTCTGAAGAGGTACACAAGAATCATGGGAGATCCTTTCATGGACTGGTCATAAAAAGGGGACTAGAAAAATCAGGACCAATCTCTAATGCGTTAATTGCTATGTATCTCAAGTGGAGTAACAATTCCTTGGAGGAAGCACTACATATCTTTGAATCCTTGGAGTTTAAGGACCGTGTTTCTTGGAACTCCATTTTGACTGGGTTTTCGCAGAATGGATGGAATGAAGATGCCTTGAGATTATTTGGGCATATGAGATATGGAGAGGTGGAGGTTGATCATTATGCCTTCTCAGCTGTACTTCGGTCTTGCTCAGATTTAGGAACCCTCAACCTGGGTCAACAGGTTCATGCTTTGACACTTAGATCAGGGCTTGAATCCAATGAGTTTGTAGCTAGTTCTTTGATCTCTATGTATTCCAAGTGCGGGATCATTGACGATGCTAGAAAATCGTTTGAAGAGACTCCTAAAGATAGCGCAATCACTTGGAATTcaataatttttggatatgcaCAAAATGGGCAGGGATATGTTGCACTGGACCTCTTCTCCCAAATGAAGAAGGAAAAGGTGAAACTTGATCACATAACATTTGTGGCAATTCTAACTGCTTGTAGCCACATGGGTTTGGTTGAACAAGGATGCAAGTTTCTAAATTCTATGAAGTCTGAATACACAATTGCACCACGAATGGAGCATTATGCTTGTGCAGTAGATCTATATGGGCGCGCTGGGCATCTAGATAAGGCAAAAGCCTTGATTGAAGAAATGCCATTTGAACCTGATGCAATGGTGTGGAAGACTTTACTGGGTGCCTGCAGGGCTTGTGGCAATATTGAATTAGCGAGTCAAGTAGCAGACTATCTGCTAGTGCTAGAGCCTGAAGAGCACTGCACTTATGTTCTTCTTTCTGACATGTATGGACATCTTAAAAGGTGGGATGCTAAAGCTAGTGTAAAGAAGCTTATGAGGGAAAGGGGTGTTAGGAAAGTCCCTGGTTGGAGTTGGATAGAACTCAACAATGAGGTGCATGCATTTAAAGCTGAAGATCATTCACACCCTCAGTGTGAAGAGATATATTTTGTATTGCGAATTCTAATGGAGGAAATCAAAAGGCTGGACATTGTTGCTAATCTAAAACAGTTTGGGTGA